A DNA window from Novosphingobium sp. RL4 contains the following coding sequences:
- a CDS encoding toxin-antitoxin system HicB family antitoxin produces MASPGKKAFALRLDPVLHTALERCAAADFRSVNAQVEVLLREALARRGIKVEASEPARRGRPPVQEDEA; encoded by the coding sequence ATGGCCAGTCCCGGCAAGAAGGCGTTCGCGCTGCGGCTCGACCCGGTGCTCCACACCGCACTGGAGCGCTGCGCCGCAGCCGATTTCCGTTCGGTCAACGCCCAGGTCGAGGTGCTGCTGCGCGAAGCGCTTGCCCGGCGCGGGATCAAGGTCGAGGCCAGCGAGCCGGCCCGGCGCGGCCGGCCACCGGTTCAGGAGGACGAAGCATGA
- a CDS encoding right-handed parallel beta-helix repeat-containing protein has product MNRLVRLALASGALLLTALPATLSFGQGAPYTVVETGRSYTRLQDAVDAIGEGRGTIRFASMRFADCAVQGKGDVTYQAQAPGQSVLDGVACEDKAALVLRGRNARIEGMVFANIRVSDKNGAGVRLEHGNLSISQAWFRDSEQGLLTGDDPQGSIAIDKSTFSRLGTCEGSGCAHSIYVGNYGALSVTRSRFEAGTGGHYLKSRAARIEVLDSSFDDAAGRSTNYMIDLADGATGRVVDNWFVQGRDKENYSAFIAVAAEHRNHTSQGLVVDGNNARFAPGIDRKSAFVADWSGDAVKLGANTLGTGLVRYEKR; this is encoded by the coding sequence ATGAACCGCCTAGTTCGACTCGCTCTCGCCTCCGGCGCCCTGCTGCTGACCGCCCTTCCCGCCACCCTGTCTTTCGGGCAAGGCGCGCCGTACACCGTGGTCGAAACCGGCCGCAGCTACACGCGCCTTCAGGATGCGGTGGACGCCATCGGCGAAGGGCGCGGAACCATCCGCTTCGCCTCCATGCGGTTTGCCGACTGCGCGGTGCAGGGCAAGGGGGACGTGACTTACCAGGCGCAGGCTCCCGGCCAGTCGGTGCTTGATGGGGTCGCCTGCGAGGACAAGGCCGCACTGGTCCTGCGCGGGCGCAACGCCCGGATAGAAGGCATGGTCTTTGCCAATATTCGCGTTTCGGACAAGAATGGCGCCGGCGTGCGCCTCGAACACGGCAACCTCTCGATATCGCAGGCCTGGTTCCGCGACAGCGAACAGGGCCTGCTGACCGGCGACGATCCGCAAGGCTCAATCGCGATCGACAAGTCGACCTTTTCGCGCCTCGGCACTTGCGAGGGGTCGGGCTGCGCGCACTCGATCTATGTCGGCAACTACGGCGCGCTGTCCGTCACCCGCAGCCGGTTCGAGGCAGGCACCGGCGGCCATTACCTCAAAAGCCGCGCCGCCCGCATCGAAGTGCTCGATTCCAGCTTCGACGATGCGGCCGGTCGCTCCACCAACTACATGATCGACCTGGCAGACGGTGCAACCGGGCGCGTCGTGGACAACTGGTTCGTCCAGGGGCGCGACAAGGAGAACTACTCCGCCTTCATCGCCGTCGCCGCCGAACACCGCAACCACACCTCGCAAGGGCTGGTCGTGGACGGCAACAACGCCCGCTTCGCACCCGGTATCGACCGCAAGAGCGCCTTCGTGGCCGACTGGTCGGGCGATGCGGTGAAACTGGGTGCCAACACGCTCGGCACCGGACTGGTCCGTTACGAGAAACGCTGA
- a CDS encoding SPFH domain-containing protein — protein MSESHLPINSSRESVASSISGYLMLAVLVALLVLAVASIAMLAGSNDPAAGTVFATLALIVPLVVVAILIASGFYMIQPNMAAAITLFGSYRGTDRAAGLRWVWPWMAKRRISVRANNVVSEKLKVNDLRGNPIEIATNVVWRVADTAQALYDVDDYKAFVNVQIEAAVRSIGSRYAYDDVEDAEITLRGSHAEVNAELRAELIERLHVAGLTVDECGLTHLAYAPEIAGAMLRRQQAEAVIGARRKLVEGAVSMVEMALAQLSEKNVVELDDERRAAMVSNLMVVLCGERDTQPVVNTGTLYQ, from the coding sequence ATGTCCGAGTCGCATTTGCCCATCAATTCCAGCCGGGAATCGGTGGCTTCGAGCATAAGCGGATATCTGATGCTGGCGGTTCTCGTCGCGCTTCTGGTGCTGGCGGTGGCAAGCATCGCCATGCTCGCGGGCAGCAACGATCCCGCGGCGGGCACGGTGTTCGCAACCCTCGCCCTGATCGTCCCGCTCGTTGTGGTGGCAATTCTGATCGCCTCCGGGTTCTACATGATCCAGCCCAACATGGCGGCCGCGATCACTCTGTTCGGCTCATACCGTGGTACCGACCGCGCCGCCGGACTGCGCTGGGTCTGGCCGTGGATGGCAAAACGCCGGATTTCGGTTCGCGCCAACAACGTGGTTTCGGAAAAGCTCAAGGTGAACGACTTGCGCGGCAATCCGATCGAAATCGCCACCAACGTTGTCTGGCGCGTCGCGGACACCGCTCAGGCACTTTACGACGTGGACGACTACAAAGCGTTCGTGAACGTGCAGATCGAGGCGGCGGTCCGCTCGATCGGTTCGCGCTATGCCTATGACGATGTCGAGGATGCCGAGATCACCCTGCGCGGCAGCCATGCCGAAGTGAACGCCGAATTGCGGGCCGAACTGATCGAGCGCCTGCACGTCGCCGGCCTCACCGTGGACGAATGCGGCCTCACCCACCTGGCTTACGCCCCCGAGATTGCCGGCGCCATGCTGCGCCGCCAGCAGGCCGAAGCCGTGATCGGCGCGCGCCGCAAGCTGGTGGAAGGCGCGGTCTCGATGGTGGAGATGGCGCTGGCACAGCTCTCGGAAAAGAACGTGGTCGAACTCGACGACGAACGCCGGGCAGCGATGGTGTCCAACCTGATGGTGGTGCTCTGCGGCGAACGTGACACGCAGCCGGTGGTCAATACCGGCACGCTCTACCAGTAA
- the ribA gene encoding GTP cyclohydrolase II, producing the protein MGAAQRSHPAYYGVRALSAAQPSAGARRVALALDALRHGWAIRIGDGQGGGAILLPAETGFAPGVTAPRMLISAARAVTLKLANQREAAVPEAPVLIRAAEPFDLETARAVADPALDLAHPMKGPFAAEHIGDMDMARAAMELARLAGILPAFLIAPELGGEVQPVSPADLAEWKDTDRLAIASRARLPVAACEEAEIVAFRALDDLREHVALVIGTQDGDRAPLVRLHSECLTGDILGSLKCDCGPQLDAALRAMADEAKNGGWGVLLYLRQEGRGIGLVNKLRAYRLQDLGYDTVDANNRLGLPTEARDFPVAARMLDLLGVSSIRLMTNNPAKVSALEGVGVDVVERVPHQLPANPHNARYLETKRDRTGHIL; encoded by the coding sequence CTGGGAGCAGCCCAGCGATCACATCCCGCTTATTACGGAGTTCGCGCTCTGAGCGCGGCGCAACCTTCGGCCGGGGCTCGCCGTGTCGCACTGGCGCTCGATGCGCTGCGTCACGGCTGGGCGATTCGAATCGGTGACGGCCAAGGCGGGGGCGCCATCCTGTTGCCGGCCGAAACCGGCTTCGCGCCGGGGGTAACCGCGCCGCGGATGCTGATCTCGGCCGCCCGCGCGGTGACGCTCAAGCTGGCCAACCAGCGCGAGGCCGCCGTGCCCGAGGCACCGGTGCTGATTCGTGCTGCCGAGCCTTTCGATCTGGAAACCGCCCGCGCGGTGGCCGATCCCGCGCTGGACCTCGCCCATCCGATGAAGGGGCCGTTCGCGGCCGAGCACATCGGCGACATGGACATGGCCCGCGCCGCAATGGAGCTGGCACGCCTTGCGGGCATCCTGCCCGCATTCCTGATCGCACCCGAACTGGGCGGTGAGGTGCAGCCCGTTTCGCCGGCCGATCTGGCCGAATGGAAGGATACCGACCGGCTTGCGATCGCTTCGCGTGCGCGCCTGCCGGTTGCCGCGTGCGAGGAGGCCGAGATCGTTGCCTTCCGCGCGCTCGATGATCTTCGCGAGCATGTGGCCCTTGTGATCGGCACGCAGGACGGCGATCGCGCCCCACTGGTGCGGCTTCATTCGGAATGCCTGACCGGCGATATCCTGGGCAGCCTCAAGTGCGATTGCGGGCCTCAGCTCGATGCCGCCCTGCGCGCCATGGCCGATGAGGCGAAGAACGGCGGCTGGGGCGTGCTGCTCTATTTGCGTCAGGAAGGGCGCGGGATCGGCCTCGTCAACAAACTGCGGGCCTATCGTCTGCAGGATCTCGGTTATGACACCGTAGATGCCAACAACCGGCTGGGCCTGCCGACCGAGGCGCGCGATTTTCCCGTGGCGGCGCGGATGCTGGACCTGCTCGGCGTATCGTCGATCCGGCTGATGACCAACAACCCCGCCAAGGTCTCCGCGCTAGAGGGTGTCGGCGTGGACGTGGTCGAGCGGGTTCCGCATCAATTGCCGGCCAACCCGCACAATGCGCGCTACCTGGAAACCAAGCGCGATCGCACGGGGCATATCCTCTGA
- a CDS encoding DUF465 domain-containing protein, with amino-acid sequence MTDHMFRLLERHQKLDALLRFAQGRPIADPLEIAKLKRRKQEFRGRLARLLLPPSAVAHSL; translated from the coding sequence ATGACCGATCATATGTTCCGACTGCTCGAGCGCCATCAGAAGCTCGATGCCCTGCTGCGTTTCGCGCAGGGCAGGCCCATCGCCGATCCTCTCGAGATCGCGAAGCTGAAGAGAAGGAAACAGGAGTTCAGGGGCAGGCTGGCACGGTTGCTACTCCCCCCCAGCGCCGTTGCGCACAGCCTGTAA
- a CDS encoding TerC family protein, whose amino-acid sequence MDFLFYDWLGTPAWFWLAFAGLVFVLTAFDLGFLHKEDREMGIAESLRLSVFYIAIASVFGAWVWWAKGSEDGIAYFTGYFIEKALSIDNVFVISMIFGFFAIAPKYQYRALLWGIMAVIVLRGLMIAGGVALVSQAHWVMYIFAAFLVFTGVKMLFAKEQDPDIGNNPVIRWISRHMRVTKAHHAEHFFVRERNEAGRLVWAATPLFLALVIINLADLVFAVDSVPAIFSITTDTFIVYTSNIMAILGLRALYFALAAMVHRFHYLKYALALVLVFIGAKILVADFVMGGAKFPPLISLGVTLALIAGGVGWSLWKTRGEEPRIGH is encoded by the coding sequence GTGGATTTTCTTTTCTATGACTGGTTGGGTACGCCCGCCTGGTTCTGGCTGGCGTTTGCCGGCCTCGTTTTCGTACTGACCGCGTTCGATCTCGGCTTCCTGCACAAGGAAGACCGGGAAATGGGCATTGCCGAATCGCTGCGGCTCTCGGTCTTCTACATTGCCATCGCCTCGGTTTTCGGGGCGTGGGTCTGGTGGGCCAAGGGCTCGGAAGACGGCATTGCCTATTTCACCGGCTACTTCATCGAGAAGGCGCTCTCGATCGACAACGTCTTCGTGATCTCGATGATCTTCGGCTTCTTCGCGATTGCGCCCAAGTACCAGTACCGCGCGCTTCTCTGGGGCATCATGGCGGTGATCGTGCTGCGCGGACTGATGATCGCGGGCGGCGTGGCGCTCGTGTCGCAGGCGCACTGGGTGATGTACATCTTCGCCGCGTTCCTCGTGTTTACCGGCGTGAAGATGCTGTTCGCGAAAGAGCAGGATCCCGATATCGGCAACAACCCCGTGATCCGCTGGATTTCACGCCACATGCGCGTGACCAAGGCGCATCACGCAGAGCACTTCTTCGTGCGCGAGAGGAATGAGGCAGGCAGGCTCGTCTGGGCGGCCACGCCGCTGTTCCTGGCGCTGGTCATCATCAACCTGGCCGACCTGGTGTTCGCAGTGGATTCGGTGCCGGCGATCTTCTCGATCACGACCGACACTTTCATCGTCTATACCTCGAACATCATGGCGATCCTCGGCCTGCGCGCGCTATACTTCGCGCTGGCGGCGATGGTGCACCGTTTCCATTACCTGAAGTATGCCCTCGCACTCGTGCTGGTGTTCATCGGCGCCAAGATTCTCGTTGCGGACTTCGTGATGGGCGGGGCGAAGTTCCCGCCGCTGATCAGCCTGGGCGTCACGTTGGCGCTGATCGCGGGCGGCGTGGGCTGGTCCTTGTGGAAGACGCGCGGGGAGGAGCCCCGGATCGGACACTGA
- the xth gene encoding exodeoxyribonuclease III: protein MKIATWNINSVRLRIDQVERFLTEQSPDVLCLQEIKVAEPLFPHEMFERLGYTHRAIHGQKGYHGVATVSRVPFTEFSRHDWQDNGEARHVGVELQGAGQGMILENVYIPAGGDVADREVNLKFGQKLDFLERMTRWADKVDRPTLIVGDFNIAPLESDVYNHKALLKVVSHTPVEVETLTRFKDAHGWVDLGREFIPAPERNYSWWSYRSYWRQKDQGRRLDHMWASPDLAKQARAHSFVEETRRWEQPSDHIPLITEFAL, encoded by the coding sequence ATGAAGATCGCCACCTGGAACATCAATTCTGTCCGCCTTCGCATCGACCAGGTCGAGCGTTTCCTGACCGAACAGTCGCCCGACGTTCTTTGCCTTCAGGAGATCAAGGTCGCCGAGCCGCTTTTTCCGCACGAGATGTTCGAGCGACTCGGCTACACGCACCGGGCGATCCACGGGCAGAAGGGCTACCATGGTGTCGCCACCGTCAGCCGCGTGCCTTTCACCGAGTTCAGCCGGCATGACTGGCAGGACAATGGCGAAGCCCGCCATGTCGGCGTGGAGCTTCAGGGCGCCGGGCAGGGGATGATCCTCGAAAACGTCTACATCCCCGCAGGCGGCGACGTGGCCGACCGTGAGGTGAATTTGAAGTTCGGTCAGAAGCTGGACTTCCTCGAACGGATGACGCGCTGGGCCGACAAGGTCGACCGGCCGACCCTGATCGTCGGCGATTTCAACATCGCCCCGCTGGAATCGGACGTCTACAATCACAAGGCGCTGCTCAAGGTCGTCAGTCACACGCCGGTCGAGGTTGAGACGCTGACCCGTTTCAAGGATGCGCACGGCTGGGTCGATCTCGGCCGGGAGTTCATTCCCGCGCCCGAACGCAACTATTCCTGGTGGTCCTACCGCAGCTATTGGCGCCAGAAGGACCAGGGGCGCCGGCTCGACCACATGTGGGCCTCTCCCGATCTCGCGAAGCAGGCGCGTGCACACAGCTTCGTGGAGGAAACCCGCCGCTGGGAGCAGCCCAGCGATCACATCCCGCTTATTACGGAGTTCGCGCTCTGA